The Rhodothermales bacterium DNA window TCATTTCGTATAGCGGACTCTTTTGTCTTTTATTAAGATCGGGCAGAAATGCACCGAGGTCAAGAGGTGTGGGGGATCTCATGAGTTCTTCATTGTCGGGGCGTTGAACGTTGCGCGTTACACATTGGGTGCGGCGCTGAGGCGGAGGCCCAGCTTGTTGATATCGGCCGCCAGGTCGGCGAGGGTGGTCTGGCCGAACATCGCCTCGATCTGTCCACGCTGGGGCGCCCACTGCTGGTGGAGGGGGCAGGGGTTGTCGCGGCCACACGCCGGCAGGCCGAGCACACACTGCGTGAACACACCATCCCCATCGATCGCCACGACGAGGTCGCGCACGGGGATGGCGCTGGCCAGCTTCGCCAGACGTACACCGCCATGTGGCCCCTTGAGTGAGTGCAGCAGCCCCGCCTCGGTCAGCTTCTGGAAGATCTTCGTCAGGAAGTGAAACGAAATACCCAGGTCGTCGCTCAATTTCCGTATGGAGACGTGGCCTTGTTGCCCGAGCGCTACCAGATAAAGGATGGCGCGAATGCCGTATTCGGCGCTTTTGGAGAGAATCATGTACTTCGGAGTCTTTTGTCTTAATTTAAGATGGAGGAGCGACAGCCGGCAGCCGCGATCAAATCTTCACAGCCGGACGCCCCGCGCCCAACCTCGCCGCGCAGAACCACTCCAGCCCCAAACACACGATTTGCCCTTTTGCCCTTTCCCTTTTGCCCTTTCCCTTTTGCCCTTTCCCTTTTGCCCTTTCCCTTTTGCCC harbors:
- a CDS encoding Rrf2 family transcriptional regulator, which produces MILSKSAEYGIRAILYLVALGQQGHVSIRKLSDDLGISFHFLTKIFQKLTEAGLLHSLKGPHGGVRLAKLASAIPVRDLVVAIDGDGVFTQCVLGLPACGRDNPCPLHQQWAPQRGQIEAMFGQTTLADLAADINKLGLRLSAAPNV